One genomic segment of Spirochaeta cellobiosiphila DSM 17781 includes these proteins:
- a CDS encoding aspartate aminotransferase family protein, with the protein MSDFSISEYHDTQAIYKKLYTLLDQPIRSIKKDKLKEYISEYYEKKCAKSKAMTTEAMKYIPGGVQHNLAFNHPFPLVFTKAEGAYLEDLDGNTYIDFLQAGGPTVLGSNPIDIREKVINLLNTTGPVTGLFHEYEMKLAKLISEHVPSVDMFRMLGSGTEADMAAIRVARLATKKKNIIKMGGAYHGWSDQLAYGIRIPGTMHMEAHGVPRHVFKYTQEFFPNDLKSLERVLRRNQLRGGTAAVLIEPIGPESGTRPLDYDFNMGVRKLCDKYGSLLIYDEVVTGFRIGMSGAQGYFGVQPDLTVFGKVVAGGYPAAGGIGGKEQYMKYLAAGIQAGHKKALVGGTMAANPLSSLAGYYTLKKIHETKACVTAGKAGDRLTKGLQKLIDKYALPFVAFNQGSICHLESVGTILLHVDLKKPWKIASTIKEAKLRKNAMEEMGAAYMAEGIVTLAGSRLYTNAMQTDSIIDEALNRFERVFQNIEGV; encoded by the coding sequence ATGTCCGATTTCTCAATATCCGAATACCATGACACACAGGCAATATACAAGAAGCTATATACCCTTTTAGACCAACCTATTCGCTCCATAAAAAAAGATAAGTTGAAAGAATATATTAGTGAGTATTATGAAAAGAAATGCGCAAAATCCAAAGCCATGACTACCGAAGCTATGAAATACATTCCGGGAGGAGTACAGCATAACCTGGCTTTTAATCATCCCTTCCCATTAGTATTCACGAAAGCAGAAGGGGCTTATCTTGAAGATCTTGATGGAAACACATATATCGACTTTTTACAGGCAGGAGGACCTACTGTTCTAGGTTCAAATCCTATTGATATCAGAGAAAAAGTTATTAACCTTCTTAATACAACAGGGCCTGTTACAGGTCTTTTTCATGAATATGAAATGAAGTTGGCAAAACTAATCTCAGAACATGTACCTTCTGTGGACATGTTCAGAATGCTAGGCTCAGGAACAGAAGCAGATATGGCGGCTATAAGAGTGGCTCGTCTTGCTACAAAAAAGAAAAACATAATCAAAATGGGGGGAGCTTATCATGGATGGTCTGACCAATTAGCTTACGGGATAAGAATACCCGGAACTATGCATATGGAAGCCCATGGTGTTCCACGACATGTTTTCAAATATACTCAGGAGTTTTTCCCAAATGATCTTAAATCACTGGAACGTGTTCTCAGAAGAAATCAACTCCGTGGAGGGACAGCTGCTGTATTAATTGAACCAATAGGACCAGAGTCTGGAACAAGACCTTTAGATTATGATTTTAATATGGGAGTAAGAAAGCTTTGTGATAAATACGGCTCACTCCTTATTTATGATGAAGTGGTAACTGGATTTAGAATCGGAATGAGTGGAGCTCAAGGTTATTTTGGAGTACAACCAGATTTAACAGTATTCGGTAAAGTTGTAGCAGGAGGTTATCCAGCAGCTGGTGGGATTGGTGGTAAAGAACAATATATGAAATATCTGGCAGCAGGCATTCAAGCTGGACATAAAAAGGCCTTGGTTGGTGGTACCATGGCAGCTAACCCTCTTTCTTCCTTAGCGGGATATTACACTCTTAAGAAAATCCACGAAACAAAAGCCTGTGTGACAGCAGGAAAAGCAGGAGATAGACTAACCAAGGGGCTTCAAAAACTTATTGACAAATACGCCCTCCCTTTCGTTGCCTTCAACCAGGGATCCATATGTCATTTGGAATCAGTAGGAACAATCTTACTCCATGTTGATCTAAAAAAACCTTGGAAGATTGCTTCCACCATAAAGGAAGCAAAACTTAGAAAAAACGCAATGGAAGAAATGGGAGCAGCCTATATGGCCGAGGGTATAGTTACTTTAGCAGGTAGTCGCCTTTATACAAATGCAATGCAAACGGATTCCATAATTGACGAGGCTCTTAATCGGTTCGAAAGAGTATTTCAGAATATAGAAGGAGTCTAA
- a CDS encoding chromate transporter: MDIKALTSLYFSFFKISGFTLGGGMVMLPLMEEEFVHKKQLLDPKQMLDVYALTQSMPGVIAINSSLLIGYWVAGIMGSLVSVLAVLTPSVIIITALAEIIQRLSSLVLVDYAFTGVRAGVTAIMLVMLIKLGKKVIHSWKELLLAALAFIAVETFGIHPILVILISGILGFVFFRNEETK; the protein is encoded by the coding sequence GTGGATATTAAGGCTCTTACCTCTTTATATTTCTCTTTTTTTAAAATATCAGGTTTCACACTTGGAGGGGGAATGGTTATGTTGCCCCTTATGGAGGAGGAGTTTGTTCATAAGAAGCAACTCCTGGACCCTAAGCAAATGCTAGATGTGTATGCCTTAACTCAATCTATGCCTGGTGTGATTGCTATCAATAGTTCTTTGCTCATTGGTTATTGGGTAGCAGGTATAATGGGATCTCTTGTTTCTGTTCTTGCCGTATTAACCCCATCGGTTATTATTATTACAGCCCTAGCGGAAATCATCCAAAGATTGAGTAGTCTTGTTCTTGTAGATTATGCCTTCACAGGGGTGAGAGCAGGAGTGACGGCTATCATGTTAGTCATGTTAATTAAGCTTGGTAAAAAAGTAATTCATTCCTGGAAGGAACTTTTATTAGCCGCCTTAGCTTTTATTGCTGTAGAGACCTTTGGCATTCATCCTATTCTGGTTATTCTTATATCAGGAATATTGGGCTTTGTTTTCTTTAGAAATGAGGAAACAAAATGA
- a CDS encoding GAF domain-containing protein, whose product MFSLQDNTDSDLNYDLLKKQTKALTEGIGSALANLSNISSLLYHALPMVNWVGFYLKPETSENLTLGPFQGKPACIEIPFGVGVCGTAVKEDKTMRIDDVHSFPGHIACDSDSRSELVIPIKIDNKIIGVLDIDSPQESRFTPEDQENMEDICMILREALKRGNIKSLINSI is encoded by the coding sequence ATGTTTTCCTTACAAGATAATACAGATAGCGATCTCAATTATGATCTATTGAAGAAACAGACCAAGGCTCTCACAGAAGGGATAGGTTCTGCCCTAGCTAACTTAAGCAATATATCATCCCTACTATACCACGCATTACCAATGGTAAACTGGGTAGGGTTCTACCTAAAACCAGAGACATCTGAGAACCTGACTCTAGGCCCCTTCCAGGGAAAGCCAGCTTGTATTGAGATCCCCTTTGGGGTAGGGGTGTGTGGTACTGCCGTTAAAGAAGACAAAACCATGCGTATCGATGATGTCCATAGTTTCCCAGGTCATATAGCCTGTGATAGTGATAGCCGTTCAGAACTGGTAATTCCTATTAAGATAGATAACAAAATTATTGGAGTTCTGGATATCGATAGTCCCCAAGAATCACGATTCACCCCAGAGGATCAAGAAAATATGGAGGATATATGTATGATTCTAAGGGAAGCCCTTAAAAGGGGTAACATAAAATCCTTAATAAACTCTATCTAA
- a CDS encoding chromate transporter: MTIYLQLIWVFGKIGAVTYGGGYAMISLFLQEVVSRGWVTPEDFANIVAVSQMTPGPIAMNTATYTGKLTGGIFGAIIASLSLAIPPMIYLFILLKASKYLGQSSKLKPFIKGVRVASIGMIGTAVLFFAENSVFSTELPLNLSLYKGLSSIRDLISPWMSLGVHLPALLIALLIFVLSKKFNWKPIPSIGLSVVLGMGLFSFF, from the coding sequence ATGACCATTTATCTTCAGTTAATTTGGGTCTTTGGCAAAATCGGCGCCGTAACTTATGGTGGTGGTTATGCTATGATATCTTTATTTCTTCAGGAAGTTGTTAGCAGGGGATGGGTTACTCCTGAAGATTTTGCCAATATTGTTGCTGTTTCACAGATGACTCCTGGCCCTATTGCTATGAATACGGCTACCTATACTGGTAAATTAACAGGAGGAATTTTTGGGGCTATTATTGCTTCATTGAGTTTGGCTATTCCTCCTATGATTTATTTGTTTATATTGCTTAAGGCTTCAAAGTATCTGGGACAATCTAGTAAATTAAAACCTTTTATAAAGGGGGTGAGAGTCGCCTCTATTGGTATGATTGGTACTGCTGTACTTTTTTTTGCAGAAAATTCCGTGTTCAGTACTGAGTTGCCATTGAATTTGTCTTTATATAAGGGGCTATCAAGTATTAGGGATTTGATATCTCCATGGATGTCTCTGGGGGTACACCTTCCTGCTTTACTAATTGCGCTATTGATATTTGTATTGTCTAAGAAATTTAACTGGAAACCAATTCCCTCAATAGGTTTATCTGTTGTATTGGGGATGGGGCTGTTTAGCTTCTTTTAG
- the leuA gene encoding 2-isopropylmalate synthase, whose amino-acid sequence MSKYQAYPQVKLDSRDWPDKVIEKAPIWCSVDLRDGNQALAVPMNVDQKLKMFDLLVELGFKEIEVGFPSASQIEFDFIRRLVDENRIPDGVTLQVLTQAREHLIRRTFESLKGVKKAILHLYNSTSTLQRKVTFNKSKEEIKTIAIEGTKLVADLLGEVEGTDIRLEYSPESFTGTELDYALDVCESVIDVWNPDKRGPVIINLPATVEMSTPNIYADQIEWFHKSLKRRDQVILSLHTHNDRGTGVAATELALMAGADRVEGTLFGNGERTGNLDIVTVALNMFSQGIDPELDFHELSKVEAIYEECTNMTIHPRHPYAGELVFTAFSGSHQDAIKKGMDRMEQDSMIHWEVPYLPIDPRDIGKSYEAIIRINSQSGKGGVSYILDREFALKLPKAMHPSVGKVVNAVSDSLVKELKPQEIYEIFSKEFVNKQEPFRILSYDITSSVGDKVACKAKTEFKGEIFEIQGEGNGPLSAFIQAMHVHHWNGFQIENFSEQSIGGGTETEAAAYIQIKDNMGRTFWGAGRNTDSTAASLLALVSAFNRSQG is encoded by the coding sequence AAGCTTACCCTCAGGTTAAATTAGACAGTAGAGACTGGCCTGACAAAGTGATTGAAAAAGCACCCATTTGGTGTAGTGTAGATCTTCGTGATGGGAATCAGGCCCTGGCTGTTCCTATGAATGTTGATCAGAAGCTGAAGATGTTTGACCTCCTCGTAGAATTAGGTTTCAAGGAAATCGAAGTGGGATTTCCTTCTGCTAGTCAGATCGAATTTGACTTTATAAGGCGATTAGTAGATGAGAACCGTATTCCCGATGGTGTGACTCTTCAGGTTTTAACGCAAGCAAGGGAGCATTTGATTAGACGAACTTTTGAATCCTTAAAGGGTGTCAAAAAAGCAATACTTCATTTATATAATTCAACTAGCACTCTTCAACGGAAGGTTACTTTTAATAAGTCTAAAGAAGAGATCAAAACTATTGCCATTGAGGGAACTAAGTTAGTGGCAGATTTGTTGGGTGAAGTGGAAGGTACAGATATTCGGCTTGAATATAGTCCTGAAAGCTTTACAGGAACGGAACTCGATTATGCGTTAGATGTTTGTGAGTCTGTTATTGATGTCTGGAATCCTGATAAACGAGGTCCAGTTATTATTAATCTCCCTGCAACTGTTGAGATGTCCACACCTAATATCTATGCTGATCAGATTGAATGGTTTCATAAGAGCTTAAAACGTCGTGACCAGGTCATCTTAAGTTTGCATACCCACAACGATAGAGGAACAGGAGTAGCCGCAACTGAATTAGCTTTGATGGCTGGTGCTGATAGGGTCGAAGGGACTTTGTTTGGTAATGGAGAACGAACGGGTAATCTTGATATTGTAACAGTTGCTTTGAATATGTTTAGCCAAGGTATTGATCCAGAACTAGACTTTCATGAACTATCCAAGGTGGAAGCTATTTATGAGGAATGTACTAACATGACCATTCACCCGCGGCATCCCTATGCAGGGGAATTAGTTTTTACAGCTTTTTCTGGTAGTCATCAAGATGCCATCAAGAAGGGAATGGATAGGATGGAACAGGACTCTATGATTCATTGGGAAGTTCCTTATCTTCCTATTGATCCACGTGATATTGGTAAGAGCTATGAAGCTATTATTCGTATCAATTCTCAAAGTGGAAAAGGGGGAGTTTCCTACATATTGGATAGGGAATTTGCCCTCAAATTACCTAAAGCGATGCATCCTTCTGTGGGTAAGGTCGTTAATGCCGTATCAGATTCTCTTGTTAAAGAGTTAAAACCACAAGAAATATATGAGATTTTCTCTAAAGAATTTGTTAATAAGCAAGAACCCTTCCGTATCCTTAGTTATGATATTACCTCTTCTGTAGGGGATAAAGTGGCTTGCAAAGCAAAGACTGAGTTCAAGGGAGAGATTTTTGAAATCCAAGGAGAAGGTAATGGTCCTTTGAGTGCTTTTATTCAAGCTATGCATGTACATCACTGGAATGGTTTTCAAATCGAGAACTTCAGCGAACAATCTATAGGTGGTGGAACTGAAACAGAAGCTGCTGCTTACATTCAGATAAAAGACAATATGGGGAGAACTTTCTGGGGAGCAGGAAGAAATACGGATAGTACTGCTGCTTCTCTTCTTGCTTTGGTTAGTGCCTTCAATAGATCTCAAGGATAG
- a CDS encoding class II aldolase/adducin family protein, whose amino-acid sequence MTLAQIKQLLCDTGVQLLQAGLVARTWGNISIRIDEKSFAITPSGVFYKDIKVEHISVISIDDLSWTGMTKPSSEKGLHANIYKEHPKINAIIHTHQPAASAIAAARLDLNEDTPCVPYALPTTAKLARKAASLLRSRTEWVNGSILLANHGTICTGSTIEQAVKEALDLENKSVQFIKSYSNKLPRTNDIYSAYHKAQELMSPLREELSKTYSNTEENPEWINKVFAQRPDINTIIWSKWPYTQAYSEMGKKLIPLLDDMAQLIGIEAPYFIDSDHIKIKERNALFIKNKGALCLGPTKSESLAIQMVLEKSARSYIEANIVGKGHPITLFERILMRFIYKTKYSKMSQKQLEKQ is encoded by the coding sequence ATGACCCTGGCTCAAATAAAACAGTTGTTATGTGATACAGGAGTTCAATTACTTCAAGCTGGGCTTGTTGCCCGTACCTGGGGCAATATTAGTATAAGAATCGATGAGAAATCCTTTGCCATTACTCCAAGCGGCGTTTTCTATAAAGACATAAAGGTAGAACACATTTCTGTAATATCAATAGATGATTTATCATGGACAGGAATGACAAAACCAAGCTCCGAAAAAGGGTTACATGCCAATATATACAAAGAGCATCCGAAGATAAATGCTATCATTCATACTCACCAACCAGCAGCTTCTGCAATAGCAGCTGCCAGATTAGATCTAAATGAAGATACACCATGTGTTCCTTATGCCTTACCCACTACAGCAAAACTGGCTAGAAAAGCAGCTTCACTGTTACGATCCAGAACAGAATGGGTGAACGGAAGTATTCTCTTAGCCAATCATGGTACTATTTGTACAGGATCTACTATTGAACAAGCAGTGAAAGAAGCTCTTGATCTGGAAAATAAGTCCGTACAATTTATCAAATCTTACTCTAATAAACTTCCTAGAACCAATGATATCTATTCTGCCTATCATAAAGCTCAAGAATTGATGAGTCCCTTAAGGGAAGAACTATCTAAAACTTACTCAAATACTGAAGAAAATCCAGAATGGATAAACAAGGTATTTGCCCAAAGACCTGACATCAATACTATCATTTGGTCAAAATGGCCCTATACACAAGCCTATTCTGAAATGGGGAAAAAGCTAATTCCCCTTCTAGATGATATGGCCCAACTTATAGGAATAGAGGCTCCCTACTTTATCGATTCAGATCATATAAAAATAAAAGAACGAAATGCCCTCTTTATCAAAAATAAAGGGGCTCTTTGTCTCGGACCAACCAAATCTGAAAGTCTCGCCATCCAAATGGTCTTAGAAAAATCAGCACGAAGCTATATAGAAGCAAATATTGTTGGTAAAGGACATCCTATTACTCTCTTTGAAAGAATACTGATGCGTTTTATATACAAAACAAAATATAGCAAAATGAGTCAAAAACAATTGGAGAAACAATGA
- a CDS encoding xylulokinase: MNKHVLTFDVGTTGLKTCIYTYRKGLTLSASTSKTYPLTILEGGKVEQNPDMWWQAIKDTIPIVLKKANVPKTDIGAIAFCSQMQGLVLCDDKGQALRPAMSYLDTRAEEQKKRFMTAGPQVADIRVDVLRGLWVNGAVPASVKDPIWKYLWVKENEPDLFSKVKYWLDVKEYLIFRLTGKAIMTTDTAFTTFLYDTRPGRYQWDNTLIRKYKINKEHLPPVVETSACVGQVKTDILNELDLSGEIQVFGSGGDACLIGLGAGSVDPGDTHVYTGTSGWVSTYSDSRKLDINAMIASVPASKLGYFNFFAEQETAGKCLEWVRDHLALDEIDLYLDTKTVVDDPETIYDNLFDFLVEEISKVPPGSHGVIFTPWLHGNRSPVEDPNSRGIFFNLSLDTGKRAMIRAVVEGIIFNERWLLESIEKTTKTNKVIRYVGGGAQNAYIGQMMADILQRPIEIPEHPQYAGTTGAAIVAAVGLGLITDIDKAARALKVSNRFEPDPQLAKAYDKNYEVFKKLYVANKKFFKILNHKT; the protein is encoded by the coding sequence ATGAATAAACACGTACTCACTTTTGATGTAGGAACCACAGGATTGAAAACCTGTATCTATACCTACAGAAAAGGACTCACACTATCAGCGTCTACAAGCAAAACCTACCCTCTCACCATCCTGGAAGGGGGCAAAGTGGAACAGAATCCCGACATGTGGTGGCAAGCTATTAAAGATACCATTCCGATTGTCCTTAAGAAAGCCAATGTACCCAAAACTGATATAGGAGCCATAGCCTTTTGCTCACAAATGCAAGGCTTAGTGCTTTGTGATGATAAAGGACAAGCCTTACGGCCTGCGATGAGTTATCTTGATACGAGAGCAGAAGAACAGAAAAAACGTTTCATGACAGCCGGACCTCAAGTGGCAGATATTCGTGTAGATGTTCTCCGTGGCTTATGGGTAAATGGAGCTGTGCCTGCCAGTGTTAAGGATCCTATATGGAAATATTTATGGGTTAAAGAAAATGAGCCGGACCTATTTAGTAAAGTCAAATATTGGTTAGATGTAAAGGAATATCTTATATTCCGACTGACAGGTAAAGCTATTATGACCACAGATACCGCTTTTACAACCTTTTTATATGACACTCGTCCCGGACGTTATCAATGGGATAATACACTAATACGAAAATATAAGATAAATAAGGAACACTTACCTCCTGTGGTGGAAACTTCAGCCTGCGTTGGTCAGGTCAAAACCGACATCCTTAATGAGCTTGATCTTAGCGGAGAAATCCAGGTCTTTGGATCTGGAGGAGATGCTTGCTTGATAGGATTAGGAGCAGGCTCTGTTGATCCTGGAGATACCCATGTGTACACAGGGACATCAGGCTGGGTTTCCACCTATTCAGACTCAAGAAAACTGGACATTAATGCCATGATAGCCTCTGTTCCTGCATCAAAGTTGGGGTACTTCAATTTCTTTGCTGAACAAGAAACAGCCGGTAAATGTCTAGAATGGGTTAGAGATCATTTGGCACTAGACGAAATTGACCTCTATCTGGATACAAAAACAGTAGTAGACGATCCAGAAACGATCTACGATAATTTATTCGATTTTCTTGTTGAAGAAATATCAAAAGTCCCACCAGGATCCCACGGAGTCATTTTCACACCATGGTTACATGGCAATAGAAGCCCTGTTGAAGATCCTAATTCAAGGGGTATATTTTTTAATCTAAGTCTGGATACAGGTAAGAGAGCAATGATCAGAGCTGTTGTAGAAGGAATTATATTCAACGAACGATGGCTACTGGAGTCAATTGAGAAAACGACAAAAACCAACAAAGTAATTCGTTATGTAGGAGGTGGAGCACAAAACGCCTATATAGGACAAATGATGGCAGACATCCTTCAACGTCCCATAGAGATTCCTGAACATCCACAATATGCAGGGACAACTGGTGCAGCCATAGTTGCAGCAGTAGGTTTAGGCCTAATCACTGATATTGACAAAGCGGCTAGAGCCTTAAAAGTATCCAATAGATTTGAACCGGATCCTCAGCTTGCCAAAGCCTACGATAAGAACTATGAAGTTTTCAAAAAACTATATGTAGCAAACAAAAAGTTTTTTAAAATTCTAAATCATAAGACATGA
- a CDS encoding TetR/AcrR family transcriptional regulator, with the protein MIYGTPLFDRISTQKKERILSYAGKEFAQKGYVGANINVIAKNIGISVGSLYQYFGTKENLFLATVHRGRRELEVVIEKNAMLETSFLGKIENLIEAVQVHSRRNPDSILLYAELTAEGNNSIADRLSSEMETITARYYTELISYYQKKGIITNKGEPHYLAFFIDNLLLTLQFSYVNAYYRERMKVFLHKENVDNDETLKEALTEFISNSLGVTNE; encoded by the coding sequence ATGATTTATGGTACTCCTCTATTTGACAGAATATCAACTCAGAAAAAAGAACGCATTCTTAGTTATGCAGGAAAAGAGTTCGCCCAAAAAGGTTATGTAGGGGCCAATATTAATGTAATAGCAAAAAACATTGGAATTTCAGTAGGAAGTCTTTATCAGTACTTTGGAACAAAAGAAAATCTATTCCTCGCGACTGTTCATAGAGGAAGACGGGAACTGGAAGTGGTCATTGAAAAAAATGCTATGTTAGAGACGAGTTTCCTTGGCAAGATAGAAAACCTCATTGAAGCAGTACAAGTTCATAGCCGCAGAAATCCTGACTCTATATTGTTATATGCTGAATTAACAGCAGAAGGAAATAATAGCATTGCAGATAGACTCAGTAGTGAAATGGAAACGATAACAGCTAGATACTATACGGAACTCATATCTTATTATCAGAAAAAAGGAATCATAACCAACAAGGGAGAACCTCACTATCTTGCCTTTTTTATTGATAACTTACTACTAACTCTTCAATTCAGCTATGTTAATGCTTATTACAGGGAACGAATGAAAGTCTTCCTTCACAAAGAGAATGTAGATAATGATGAAACACTAAAAGAGGCTCTAACAGAGTTTATTAGCAATTCCCTTGGAGTCACTAATGAATAA